Proteins encoded together in one Cyanobium sp. WAJ14-Wanaka window:
- a CDS encoding DUF3493 domain-containing protein, translating into MGSKPPDLDPELRARLLQEVRTPWRGLRRGIWFALVASAGLGLATMAMRFSSGELVPSTDWIIQVGALVLFGGLLWFDRNRS; encoded by the coding sequence ATGGGATCGAAGCCCCCTGACCTTGATCCAGAGCTGCGGGCTCGCCTGCTCCAAGAGGTGCGCACGCCATGGCGTGGTTTGAGGCGCGGCATCTGGTTTGCCCTGGTGGCCTCGGCGGGGCTTGGTCTGGCCACCATGGCGATGCGCTTTTCCAGCGGCGAGCTGGTGCCGTCAACCGATTGGATCATCCAGGTGGGTGCCCTGGTCCTGTTTGGTGGCCTCCTCTGGTTCGATCGCAACAGGAGCTGA